Proteins encoded by one window of Lampris incognitus isolate fLamInc1 unplaced genomic scaffold, fLamInc1.hap2 scaffold_305, whole genome shotgun sequence:
- the LOC130133394 gene encoding fibroblast growth factor 12-like isoform X2, with the protein MQPDGGLGGNKDENSDYTLFNLIPVGLRVVAIQGVKAGLYVAMNGEGFLYTSDIFTAECKFKESVFENYYVIYSSTLYRQHESGRAWFLGLNKDGAIMKGNRVKKTKPCSHFVPRPIEVCMYKEPSLHEIEEKMRKDDESPTMNGEKKVDEEQPQEDTTEQDGS; encoded by the exons ATGCAGCCTGACGGAGGCCTCGGCGGCAACAAGGACGAGAACAGCGACTACA ctctctttaATTTGATTCCAGTAGGACTGAGGGTGGTGGCCATCCAAGGAGTGAAGGCTGGACTCTACGTTGCTATGAATGGAGAGGGATTTCTCTACACATCA GACATCTTCACGGCGGAGTGTAAGTTTAAGGAGTCGGTCTTTGAGAACTACTACGTCATCTACTCCTCCACACTGTATCGGCAGCACGAGTCGGGCCGGGCCTGGTTCCTCGGCCTCAACAAGGACGGAGCCATCATGAAGGGGAACCGGGTCAAGAAAACCAAACCCTGCTCACACTTTGTCCCCAGACCTATCGAAG tGTGTATGTACAAGGAGCCGTCCCTGCATGAGATCGAGGAGAAAATGAGGAAAGATGACGAGAGTCCCACCATGAACGGAGAGAAGAAGGTGGATGAGGAGCAGCCGCAGGAGGACACTACAGAGCAGGACGGCTCGTAG
- the LOC130133394 gene encoding fibroblast growth factor 12-like isoform X1 translates to MAAAIASSLIRQKRQARESNSDKVATSKRRSSPSKDPRSLCERHIFSVFSKVRFCSGKKKPVRRKPDPQLKGIVTRLFSEQGFYLQMQPDGGLGGNKDENSDYTLFNLIPVGLRVVAIQGVKAGLYVAMNGEGFLYTSDIFTAECKFKESVFENYYVIYSSTLYRQHESGRAWFLGLNKDGAIMKGNRVKKTKPCSHFVPRPIEVCMYKEPSLHEIEEKMRKDDESPTMNGEKKVDEEQPQEDTTEQDGS, encoded by the exons ATGGCCGCCGCCATTGCCAGctccttgatccggcagaagcgtCAGGCCAGGGAGTCCAACAGCGACAAGGTCGCCACCAGCAAGAGACGCTCTAGCCCCAGCAAGGACCCTCGGTCGCTGTGCGAGCGACACATCTTCAGCGTCTTCAGTAAGGTTCGCTTCTGCAGCGGGAAGAAAAAACCTGTACGCCGAAAACCAG ACCCACAGTTGAAGGGCATAGTGACGCGTCTGTTCAGTGAGCAGGGTTTCTACCTGCAGATGCAGCCTGACGGAGGCCTCGGCGGCAACAAGGACGAGAACAGCGACTACA ctctctttaATTTGATTCCAGTAGGACTGAGGGTGGTGGCCATCCAAGGAGTGAAGGCTGGACTCTACGTTGCTATGAATGGAGAGGGATTTCTCTACACATCA GACATCTTCACGGCGGAGTGTAAGTTTAAGGAGTCGGTCTTTGAGAACTACTACGTCATCTACTCCTCCACACTGTATCGGCAGCACGAGTCGGGCCGGGCCTGGTTCCTCGGCCTCAACAAGGACGGAGCCATCATGAAGGGGAACCGGGTCAAGAAAACCAAACCCTGCTCACACTTTGTCCCCAGACCTATCGAAG tGTGTATGTACAAGGAGCCGTCCCTGCATGAGATCGAGGAGAAAATGAGGAAAGATGACGAGAGTCCCACCATGAACGGAGAGAAGAAGGTGGATGAGGAGCAGCCGCAGGAGGACACTACAGAGCAGGACGGCTCGTAG